The DNA region GACCTGGGGCCGGAACCTTTGGGCAATGCGTTTAATGAAGCGCATCTGGTTGCTGCGTTCAAAGGCAAGCGGTCACCGGTCAAAACAGCGCTGCTCGATCAACGCATCGTCTCGGGCCTTGGCAACATATATGTGTGTGAGGCGCTATGGCGGGCCGGGATCAGTCCCCTGAGACAAGCGGGAAAGATCGCGGCGGTCCGAGTCGCCACCCTTGTTCCGATCATCCGCGATGTCCTAACGGAAGCTATCGAAGCCGGTGGCTCTTCCTTACGAGATCATCGGCAAGCAACCGGGGAACTGGGATATTTTCAACACACCTTTAGGGTGTATGGGCGGGAAGGCCAACGGTGCCAAACCCCAGATTGCGCTGAAAAAATCCTGCGCAAGGTGCAGTCGGGACGCTCCAGTTTCTACTGTCCGGCCTGTCAGAGATAACTTGAACCCCGCGCCATCGGTGCTAACCCTCATGGCTCTGGTGCAACAGCGGATGAGCGCATTCCATGGCCTACGAGACCCTGATCGTCGACGTTGAAGATCATATCTGCCTCATTAAGCTGAACCGTCCCGACGCGCTGAATGCGTTGAATGCGCAATTGCTGGAGGAGTTGGGCAAAGCGCTGAAAGCGGCAGAGGGCAACGACAAGGTGCGCTGCATCGTGTTGACCGGCTCCGACAAGGCCTTTGCCGCCGGAGCCGACGTGACCGAGATGGCGGGCAAGAGTTTTGTCGATGTCGTGTTCGAGGACATGTTCGCCAAGGACGACCGAGCCATCCGCGCCATTCGCAAGCCGATGATCGCCGCCGTGGCAGGCTATGCCTTGGGCGGCGGGTGCGAGTTGGCCATGATCTGCGACTTCATCATCGCGGCCGAGAATGCGAAGTTTGGGCAGCCCGAGATCAATCTGGGCGTCATTGCGGGCATGGGCGGCACCCAGCGCCTGACCAAGCTGGTGGGCAAGTCCAAGGCGATGGACATGCATCTGACGGGGCGGTTCATGACAGCCGAAGAGGCTGAGCGCTCCGGGCTGGTATCGCGGGTCGTGCCAGTGAAGAAGCTGATGGAAGAGGCGATGGGCGCGGCGACGAAGATCTCCGAGAAATCCGCCATTGCAACCATGGCCGCGAAGGAGGCCGTGAACCGCGC from Jannaschia sp. CCS1 includes:
- the mutM gene encoding bifunctional DNA-formamidopyrimidine glycosylase/DNA-(apurinic or apyrimidinic site) lyase; this translates as MPELPEVETVRRGLAPVLEGARIAQAAVNRPDLRWPFPDNMAQRLTGATVTALRRRSKYILADLDTGETLLIHLGMSGRMQISGDVIGSFHHTHPAAAKHDHVVLDTDAGARITFNDARRFGAMDLMDTATQDQHWLLRDLGPEPLGNAFNEAHLVAAFKGKRSPVKTALLDQRIVSGLGNIYVCEALWRAGISPLRQAGKIAAVRVATLVPIIRDVLTEAIEAGGSSLRDHRQATGELGYFQHTFRVYGREGQRCQTPDCAEKILRKVQSGRSSFYCPACQR
- a CDS encoding enoyl-CoA hydratase; translation: MAYETLIVDVEDHICLIKLNRPDALNALNAQLLEELGKALKAAEGNDKVRCIVLTGSDKAFAAGADVTEMAGKSFVDVVFEDMFAKDDRAIRAIRKPMIAAVAGYALGGGCELAMICDFIIAAENAKFGQPEINLGVIAGMGGTQRLTKLVGKSKAMDMHLTGRFMTAEEAERSGLVSRVVPVKKLMEEAMGAATKISEKSAIATMAAKEAVNRAEETPLSEGLLFERRLFHSLFATEDQSEGMTAFIEKREPQFRDK